Proteins from one Diprion similis isolate iyDipSimi1 chromosome 3, iyDipSimi1.1, whole genome shotgun sequence genomic window:
- the LOC124404997 gene encoding uncharacterized protein LOC124404997, whose amino-acid sequence MSNVITVISQESTSSAHKGYNLNCQNSDTIPEIFHNLPGYDSHFLITTLATSFEDTIRLMPGNRELWHYNIKNRTKIKRITKTLRIYRSNNLAKACPLARYFRLLISPLYVWKRQILLMVLLAKASQLLVKNVKHCLRHHSKDPKLYRYHSKGLEESRQDLKVPLLPRKDLEDLEEAHVFFLSLNFNRNTDVTFSIPNASEY is encoded by the exons ATGTCAAACGTAATCACTGTCATTTCACAGGAAAGTACCTCATCTGCTCATAAAGGCTATAATCTAAATTGTCAAAACTCAGATACTATCCCTGAGATATTCCACAATCTACCAGGTTACGATTCACATTTTCTGATTACAACATTGGCTACATCTTTCGAGGATACCATTCGGCTGATGCCCGGTAACAGAGAGCTTTGGCATTACAATATCAAAAATAGAACGAAGATAAAGCGGATTACGAAGACTCTGAGGATTTATCGGAGTAACAACTTAG CCAAAGCATGTCCTCTGGCGCGTTACTTCAGACTGCTGATTTCCCCGCTCTACGTTTGGAAGCGACAGATTCTGTTGATGGTGCTATTGGCAAAGGCTTCACAGCTTctggtgaaaaatgtgaaacattGTCTACGCCATCATTCGAAAGATCCAAAGCTGTATCGATACCATTCAAAGGGTCTGGAAGAGTCTCGTCAAGATTTGAAGGTCCCACTACTGCCTCGCAAGGACTTGGAGGACCTGGAGGAGGCACACGTTTTCTTTTTGAGCTTGAACTTCAACAGAAACACTGATGTCACATTCTCGATTCCCAACGCCTCTGAATATTAG